One Trichosurus vulpecula isolate mTriVul1 chromosome 7, mTriVul1.pri, whole genome shotgun sequence genomic region harbors:
- the LOC118857907 gene encoding olfactory receptor 2T29-like: MKQTMWLENQTFGTDFILLGLFSQSKYPTLFCSLIFIIFIVALTGNGTLVLLIQSNPHLHTPMYFFISQLSLMDMMYISVTVPKMLLDQVIGIHHISAPSCGIQMFLHLTLVGAEFFLLAAMSYDRYMAICHPLRYPILMNRRVCILLAIVCWLFGSIDGFTITPITMNFPFCKSREIQHFFCEVIALLKLSCSDTSLYETVMYMCCVLMILIPVIVILTSYSLILHTVSRMNSATGHRKAFVTCSSHITVVILFYGAGVYNYMLPASYHTSEKDMMLSVFYTILTPVINPVIYSVRNKDVTAALKKMLWSKWILANFQK; the protein is encoded by the coding sequence ATGAAGCAAACGATGTGGTTGGAGAATCAAACTTTTGGGACTGATTTCATCCTGTTGGGGCTCTTTAGCCAAAGCAAATACCCTACTCTCTTCTGCTCACTGATATTCATTATTTTCATAGTAGCTTTGACTGGGAATGGCACTTTAGTTCTTTTGATTCAAAGCAATCCCCACCTCCACACTCCCATGTACTTCTTCATCAGTCAGCTTTCCCTCATGGACATGATGTATATTTCTGTCACTGTGCCCAAGATGCTGTTGGATCAGGTGATTGGGATTCATCATATTTCAGCTCCAAGCTGTGGAATCCAGATGTTCCTCCATTTAACACTTGTGGGAGCAGAGTTCTTCCTTTTGGCAGCCATGTCCTATGATAGGTATATGGCCATTTGTCACCCTCTCCGCTACCCCATCCTCATGAACCGTAGAGTTTGCATACTCCTTGCAATTGTCTGTTGGCTCTTCGGCTCCATTGATGGTTTCACGATCACTCCAATCACCATGAATTTCCCCTTTTGTAAATCCCGAGAGATCCAGCACTTCTTCTGTGAGGTCATTGCCTTGTTGAAACTGTCCTGCTCAGACACATCACTCTATGAGACTGTCATGTACATGTGCTGTGTCCTTATGATCCTTATCCCTGTCATAGTTATTTTAACCTCTTACTCCCTTATTCTCCACACAGTCAGTAGGATGAATTCAGCTACTGGTCATAGGAAAGCATTTGTCACATGTTCCTCTCACATaactgttgtcattctcttttatgGAGCTGGTGTCTATAACTACATGCTCCCTGCTTCTTATCATACTTCTGAAAAGGATATGATGCTGTCTGTCTTCTACACTATCCTAACACCTGTTATAAACCCTGTCATCTACAGTGTCAGGAATAAAGATGTCACAGcagctttgaagaaaatgttATGGTCAAAGTGGATTTTAGCTAATTTTCAGAAGTAG